A genomic segment from Peribacillus sp. ACCC06369 encodes:
- the katA gene encoding catalase KatA produces MTNKKNLTTSWGAPVGDNQNSITAGERGPVLIQDVHLLEKLAHFNRERVPERVVHAKGAGAFGTFEVTNDLSQYTKAKLFNGVGKKTDLFIRFSTVAGELGSADTVRDPRGFAVKFYTEEGNYDIVGNNTPVFFIRDAIKFPDFIHTQKRDPRTHLKNPTAVWDFWSHSPESLHQVTILMSDRGIPATLRHTHGFGSHTFKWVNDEGKGVWVKYHFKTEQGIKNLDVNLAAKLAGENPDYHTEDLFNAIEKGDFPAWKLYVQIMPLEDADTYRFDPFDVTKVWSQKDYPLIELGRMELNRNPENYFAEVEQATFSPGTFVPGIEASPDKMLQGRLFAYGDAHRYRVGSNHNQLPVNRPKVEANNYQRDGFMRADDNGKGSVYYEPNSFGGPAESTENKVTPFEVTGKAAQVGHNSDDHYTQAGDLYRLLSAEEKTRLVETIVGAMKPVELEEIKLRQISHFYKADPEYGTRIAEGLGLAVPQEA; encoded by the coding sequence ATGACGAACAAGAAAAACCTTACTACAAGCTGGGGAGCACCAGTTGGAGATAATCAAAACTCAATCACTGCCGGCGAACGCGGTCCTGTACTCATTCAAGATGTACACTTGTTGGAAAAGCTAGCCCACTTCAACCGTGAACGTGTGCCTGAACGTGTAGTTCATGCGAAAGGTGCCGGTGCATTCGGTACTTTCGAAGTAACGAACGACCTTTCTCAGTATACGAAAGCTAAACTTTTCAATGGTGTAGGCAAGAAGACAGATCTTTTTATCCGTTTCTCTACAGTAGCCGGTGAATTGGGATCTGCCGATACAGTCCGTGACCCGCGTGGATTTGCCGTTAAATTCTACACGGAAGAAGGAAACTACGATATCGTCGGTAATAATACGCCTGTATTCTTTATTCGCGATGCGATTAAATTCCCCGATTTCATTCATACACAAAAAAGAGATCCTAGAACACATTTGAAAAACCCGACTGCAGTTTGGGATTTCTGGTCACATTCACCAGAATCCTTACATCAAGTAACGATCCTGATGTCCGACCGGGGCATTCCTGCTACACTCCGTCATACACATGGTTTCGGAAGCCACACATTTAAATGGGTGAATGATGAAGGGAAAGGCGTTTGGGTGAAATACCACTTCAAAACAGAACAGGGCATCAAAAACCTTGATGTGAATCTAGCTGCAAAACTAGCAGGTGAAAACCCTGATTACCATACGGAAGACCTTTTCAATGCCATTGAAAAAGGGGACTTCCCTGCATGGAAATTATATGTTCAGATCATGCCTTTGGAAGATGCGGATACATACCGTTTCGATCCATTTGATGTAACGAAGGTATGGTCTCAAAAAGATTATCCGCTAATCGAGCTTGGCCGTATGGAATTGAACCGAAATCCTGAAAACTATTTTGCAGAAGTGGAACAAGCCACGTTCTCACCGGGGACGTTCGTGCCAGGAATTGAAGCTTCCCCAGATAAGATGCTTCAAGGACGTCTATTTGCATATGGAGATGCACACCGTTACCGTGTAGGCTCGAATCACAACCAGCTTCCGGTTAACCGTCCGAAAGTCGAAGCGAACAACTACCAGCGTGATGGCTTCATGCGGGCGGATGACAATGGAAAGGGATCTGTTTATTATGAGCCGAATAGCTTTGGCGGTCCTGCAGAATCAACGGAAAATAAAGTCACTCCTTTCGAGGTGACTGGAAAAGCTGCACAAGTGGGTCATAATAGTGATGATCACTACACTCAAGCAGGTGACTTATACCGTCTATTGAGTGCGGAAGAGAAAACTCGCCTTGTCGAAACGATTGTGGGCGCAATGAAACCTGTTGAATTGGAAGAAATCAAGCTTCGTCAAATCAGCCATTTTTACAAAGCCGATCCGGAATACGGAACGCGCATAGCTGAAGGTTTAGGCTTGGCGGTACCACAAGAAGCGTAA